ATTATCGGGGTCCTTATTTCTGAAAAGCCGTATCTTTTGAATATCCGGCCGATCTTTTCTTCGATCTGCTGCCAGACAGGCGTTTCATCGGGAAGTATATCTTTTGTGCCGCGCAGGACCTGGTATTTCATAATGGATATATTATAGCAAAAGAAAGGATCTATTTAACGATTACTTTATGCGCGCCTTTGGTTATCTCTCCGACCATATAAGCTTTCTCACCGAGGGAATCGATCTTCTTTATGACTTTACCGGCTATTTCCGGTTTCACCGCAAGCACCATGCCGAGGCCCATGTTGAACGTTTTATACATCTCTTCTTTGCTGATACTGCCTTTCCCCTCTATCAAAGAGAATATCGCCGGTTTTGGCCAGGCTGAAGCATCAAATACCGCGTCACATCCGACCGGGAGGAATCTCGCGGCATTTTCAGGAAGCCCGCCTCCGGTAATATGGGCCATCCCTTTTATTTCGAACTCTTTTATAAGTTCGAGGATCGGTCTTACATAGATCTTTGTCGGTTCAAGCATTTCTTCGCCCACAGTCCTCTCTAAAGCGGGATCTTTTGAATTGACATCGAAACCCGCCATATCAAGAAGCACTTTTCTGGCAAGTGAATATCCATTGCTGTGAAGGCCCGAGGAAGCTATGCCGATCAGTTTATCTCCGGCTTTAATAGTCGAACCGTTGATTATCTTTGACTTTTCGACGATACCGACGCAAAATCCCGCGATATCATACTCATCTTTTCCGTAAAGGTCGCTCATCTCCGCGGTCTCGCCTCCGATCAGCGCGCAGCACGATTGCCTGCATCCCTCGGCGATGCCTTTCAAAAGATCTTCCGCGACATCCGGGTCGACTTTGTTCATCGCCAGGTAATCGAGAAAGAAAAGCGGCTTTGCGCCCAGGACGACGACATCATTAACGCACATCGCGACGGCATCGATGCCGATAGTATCGTGTTTGTCCGTCAGAAAAGCTATTTTTAATTTAGTCCCGACGCCGTCAGTGCCGGAAACGAGGACAGGTTCTTTAAATTCATTCTTATCGATCTGGAAAAGCCCGCCGAAATAGCCGATATCTCCGAGGACGCCTTTTGTAAATGTCGATCTGGCCAGTTTTTTAACGCGGCTGACAACCTCATACCCCGCTTCAATATCTACGCCTGATTGTTTATAGTCCATTTAGTCTCTCCAAGATCTAAGTGCTGAACTCTTTAGACAGATCCCTCGCCCTTGCCGCCGCGGCATATACCGCATCCGCGACGATGTCGATCAGTTTTGCCTCGTCAAGGATCTTCAGGCCCTCTATTGTAGTCCCGCCCGGAGACGCGACCATCCCGCAAAGTTCTTTAGGATTTTTTCTGGTCTCGATGACCGTTTTTACCGCTCCCAGCATGGTCTGCTTTGCCAGGACTTCGGCGTCCTCTTTTTTAAGCCCCGCTTTTACCCCGCCTTCTATCATCCCTTCAAGAAATTTGTAGACAAAAGCCGGGCCCGACCCGGAAAGCCCCGTCACGGCATCCATGAATTTTTCATCCATCAGGACGGTCTTGCCGAGCGAAGAGAATATTTTTTCCGCTGTCTTTACATCCGACTCAGTGGCGCTGCTCCCCTTAGAGATGACCGTCATCCCTTCGCCTATAAGACAGGGATTGTTTGGCATCGCCCTTACGACCGGGCATCCCGCGAGGTGCTTCTCAAGATAACCGATGGTTATCCCGGCCGCGATAGAGATGAAAAGTTTTTCCGACTCCACGAATTCCCTTATTTCGTCAAGGACATTCTTTTTGTGCTGGGGTTTCACGCACAGGACGACGATATCCGCGACAAGCATCGCTTTTATGTTGTCCTGCGCTACATGGACCTTATGGGTTTCGGAAAGATATTTCAGCCTCTGTGCTTCTTTGTCGGAGATGTAGATGTTCTTCGGCGAAAATAATTTTGCCCTGATGATACCGGATATTATGGCATCAGCCATCCTGCCGGCGCCGATGAAGGATATTTTTTTGTTTGAAGGCATCTTTTATCTGTTGTGAAGAAGCCCTTCCCTTGTGATCGGCCCTTCCGAGGACGGGTTGTCCAGGATCTCGGATATCGCGATATTTGAAGGCGTGAGCAGGAATATCGTGTCCGCTATCTTGATCATGTGACCGTCTATGGCAAAAGCGGTCCCGCACACGAAATCAATAAGGCGCGTCCCTTCGCCTGAATCCAGATATTTCAGGTTCACGATCACCGGTGATCCCTGCCTGAGCTTTGCAGATATTTCGATCGAATTTTCATAAGCTTTGGGTTCGTATATGGAGATCTCCGAATCGGTGTTGGACGATCTCCTGCTGCTCCTCGACCTGACGGGAGGATTTTCTACATTTAAGGTCTCAGTCTTGATGGAGGGCGTGTTGAACATCTCTTCATCCGGACCAAGGCCTATGAACTCTTTCGCTTTGTTAAAAATATCGATCATGCTCTGCCTCCTTATTCATTAAATATTGCGGTCCCTACCCTTATTATAGTCGCTCCTTCTTCAATTGCAACCTCAAAATCACCTGACATGCCCATTGAAAGCTCTTTTAACGAGAGCATATCCGCTATTTCCTTAAGTTTTTTGAAATACGGCCTGCTGCTCTGCGGATCATCGCTGTACAGCGCCATTGTCATAAGACCTTTCAATTCTACCGACTTCAGGTTCCTGACATATCCTGCAAGTTCACCGGCTTCACCTGCCGGAACTCCGTATTTTGCTTTTTCACCGGACACATTCACTTCGATAAAAACCGGAACAATCAACTCTTTCGCTCTTGCTATTGCATCCACCTTTTCAGCAAGCTTCGGGGTATCTATAGAATGTATCTCCTGAAAACATTCAACTGCTTTTTTCGCTTTGTTCATCTGCAGGTGGCCTATCATGTGCCATCTGATGTTAGGAACATCACGAAGCAATGCAATCTTCTTTTCAGCTTCCTGGACTTTGTTCTCGCCAAGATCAAAAATGCCGTTGCCGATCGCTTCTTTTATCTGATCGATGGTCGCTGTTTTCGTGACAGCCAGAAGTTTGATATTTTCAGGGTCTCTCCCCGCCCTTTCAGCAGCGGCAGAGATCCTTTGGCGGACGATCTTTATATTATCGGCGACTTTTGTCATATATGGAATAATATAACATTTTGAAAAATAAGTGAAATTTTCAAAAAATGTGGTCGAGAGATTATTTGATCGCAAACATTCTTCATCAGATTAAGTCGATGTATCAATTGGAAGTATATCAAACAATAAATTTTTAGTCCGGATCTTGAATAGGGGTTCTAAATGATCCAGTTCATAGCAAGAAGATACGGGGATATTTTAAGATATTATCACGGCATCAAAGAATGCAGGGTGAGAGGAAGACTTCCCCAGACATGGAATTTCACGCTCGCGGCAGTATCGCATTTTCCCGCAACAAGCGTCGCTCAGGAGCTTCAGCGGAGGATAGAGACCGGACAGATAAAGGTTGGAGGATTAGGCTCGTTCAATAGAACGGCGGTCACGGAAGCTATAGGAGCTGTATTCGGCTCAGACCGGCCGGTAAGATCGCGGGTCCTCGCAGATTTTGCTCCCGTCGCGATAGAACATTTCAGGCCGGCACTTCCTCCCGATTCCCCTCAAAGTGCTTCTGCAGATATTAACGATTCCGCATCAAGCTGGTTCGCCTTTAATGCGTGGGACGCTTCACAGATCGGATCATTGAGGATCTCTACAATGATAGATTCTCTAGGGCTTTACTCTGGTCTAGCCGGCCGGTTTTTTGTCGGCGGTGAGGGATGGGAGAGTCACGTTTCTGCGGGCTCGGTCCTGCAACTTATCGGGGTTGAAAATGCCCGTGCTATCACCGAACAAAGCATAGCTGATGAAGCAATTAGGAGCAGGGTCTTGCTTTGGTTTTCCGGGACGGACAGGCTCAAGCTCGCAAAGCAGTTTACGCAGAGCGCGATAATATTCAGGCCTTCTAACTGGCAGGCATGGGTCACCAGGGCCAATATATTCAAGTCCGAAAATAATTGCGAGGAGGAAGCGGACTGCCTGAGAACTGCCCTTGTTCATATGAAATGGGCATCTCCCTCTGAAGTGACCGAATTTACAGCTAAAAGACTTGCGGTCTTGTTGGGCGAGTAGACGATATTGTGATCTCTTGTTCCATTTTTCCGCCGGACCTCTTCCTTGACATCCCCGCCATAAGGAGTAAAATTCAATATATAAATGAAAAAGACGGCTATATCCATATTAGTGGTTCTATTGATATTTTTTTGCATCTCCGGACCATCAAAGGCAGAGAATAGCGTCCTGAACATCGGTTCTCCGGCGCCTGAGATCGTGCTGCCTCTTGTGAACGGAGGATCATTTACTTCAATTCAGCTGAAAGGAAAAGCGTACATCCTGACATTTTTTTCCACCTGGAGCGATTCCTGCCTTGAAAACCTTAGATTTTTGCAGGGCCTTAAAGAAAAGAACGACGGACTTGAGGTCGTGGCCGTATCGCTGGACAATAAGGCATCATCAGTCGCGTCTTTCTTAAGAAAAAACGGCCTTTCGTTCATCTCCCTGATAGACAAGAAAAAGAAATATCTTGATGAGTTCGAGATACTGGTGATCCCGACCACTTATTTTATCGACAGGGACGGGATACTTAAGAATCAGTACGTGTCTTTTGATGATATCGTCATGGCATCTATGACTGCTGACGTTAGTCTTCTGCTGGCGCCTAAAAAGTCCGAGGAATAACCTTCTTTATTCGTATCTCAGCGCATCTATAGGGTCCAGGTTCACCGCTCTCATCGCCGGATAAACACCCGAGACTACTCCGATACCTACAGAAACGCTGCATGCCAGTGTGAGCGCCCAAATGACCACAACCATCTCGAGTTTTATCACATACATTATCACGAACGTTCCCGCTAGTCCCAGGACGATCCCCAGCAGCCCTCCGAAAAACTACCGATTCGACAAGAAATTGGATAAAGATATCGGTCTTTTTTGCTCCGACGGCTTTCCTGATGCCGATCTCTTTCGTCCTTTCGGTCACGGACACCAGCATGATGTTCATTATGCCGATCCCGCCAACGAGAAGCGAGATCGCGGCTATCCCGCCTATTATCGTGGTAAGCATCCCGATAATGTTGTTCAGCATGTTCATCATGCCTTCCTGCGTCGTTATGTGATAATCGTCTTTGGCCAGTTCAGTTTCAAGCGCCCTGTCTATCTCATCTATAGCCTTTGGCACGAGCTCCTGGGTTTTTGCCGCGATGTCTATCTCAATGACCCCCTTAGTATTAAAAAGGCTCATGGCTGAAAAGATAGGAAGCACCGCTATATCATCCATATCAAAAGTGAGCATCTTTCCTTTTTCCGCGAAAAGCCCGATTACTGTATATTTTCTGCCGTTTATCTTTATTTTTTCCCCTACCGGATCAAAATTGCCTAAAAGTTCCTTCGCGACCTTTTTCCCCAGGATAACGACTTTCCTGCTTCCATCCATCTCTCCCTTTGTAAAGAACCTGCCGCTTACTATCTTATGGTTAAAGACCTTCTGGTAATTATCGGTCGTACCCCAGGCCTGATTGATCCTGTATTCTCTTTTTCCGTATCTTGCCTTCGCTGTACCTGACACTATAGGTACAACTTCTGATACCGACGGGCAGCGGCCGGCTATTATCATCGCGTGTTTGTATTTGATCTTATTATCCAGATAAGCCGACATATCTCCCTGGTTTTTCCCGGGATTTATCTGCATGACATTCGGCCCCATTCCCCACGACTCCACCTGCGCGACCACATATAGTTTTGCGGCCTCGCCTATCGCCACAAGGACTATCACTGCAGCTATTCCTATCACGACACCAAGCATGGTCAGAGCTGATCTTGTTTTATTTGCCCTTATGGACCTTACAGCCATAAGGATGCTGTCAATGAAATTCATTTTGTTTTTCTGTCCTCGAGAATCTTCCCGTCAAAAAGCCGCACCAGTCTGCCGCTGTAACCAGCGATGTTCTGGTCATGTGTCACCATCAGTATCGTGACGCCCTGGCCATTTAGGCCTTCAAATATCTTCATCACGTCGGCACCTGATTTGCTGTCGAGGTTGCCTGTCGGCTCATCCGCCAAAATTATCGAAGGGCCATTTACTATCGCTCTTGCTATCGCAACTCTCTGCTTTTCTCCTCCCGATATCTGGTTTGGCAAAAATCCTTCCCTGTGCTGCATCCCGACGGAAGCGAGCGCTTTTTCCGCTTTTCTTTTTCTTTCGGCCCTGGGCAGGCCGCTATATATAAGCGGAAGCTCGACATTCTCAAGAGATGTCATCCTCGGCAGGAGGTTGAAGGTCTGAAATACAAAACCGATTTTTTTGTTCCTGACTTCCGCCAGGCCCGGATCTGAAAGAGACGAGACATCCACGCCGTCAAGGACGATAGAGCCGCTTGACGGCCTGTCGAGGCAGCCGATAAGGTTCATGAGTGTGGATTTGCCGCATCCGGAGGGGCCCATTATCGAGACGAACTCCCCTTTTGAGACTGAAAAATCGATGTCAAACAGTACAGGGACTTCCAGAGTTTCCAGATGGTAAGTCTTGTTTACGTCCTTTATACAGACAACACAATTTTCGCCCATGATTTTATTTGTTGCCGTTCTTTTCTATTTTTATCCGGGATCCGTTCTTCAATTTGTCCAAATTTGTCACGGTTACGAGGTCTTTTTCTTTCAGCCCGTTTTTGACCTCGACGTTTTCGCTGTCCTTAAGGCCGATAGTGACGACAGTCTCTTTTGCACCGCCTTTCTTTATCAAATAGACCTCTTGTTTATCTTCTTTAGAAAAAACCGCTTCCCTCGGAATGATAAGGATGCCGTTTTTTTTCTCAGTCACGATATCCGCGCTGATCGTCATGCCGATCTTCAGCTTGTAGGCCCGGTCGTCAAAGGAAACTTTTCCCCTGAAGATCTTGTCCTCTTCGTCAAGTTTGATCCTGCCTCCGACCTTTTTCAGTTCCGCTTCCTCGCCTATATTGGCCAGTTTGCCTGTAAACACTTCATTTGGGTACGCGTCGCAGAAAATATTTACGGCCTGCCCCACCTTCACATCACCGACATCCGATTCATCTATCTGGACCTCCGCGTAAGATGACATCGGATCGACCACCGATATGAACGCCATACCCGGGGAAAGAGATTCTCCGACTTTATTTGCCACAAGAGTGGCAATGCCGTTTATAGGAGAGATAAAACACGAGTTTTCATATTGGATCTTCGCAAGATCGAGCTGGTTCTTTGACGCGAGCCCCGACTCAAAAAGGTTTTTTATGTTGTCATATTCCCTGAATGCCGTATCATAGTTATCCATTTTCGCGAGCACCCGGCCTTTTTTGACCGCATCGCCTTCTTTCACGCCTATCCAGCCGATGCTCCCGATAGTCTTGCTGCTCAGAGAAGCTGTCGTACCCTTGATCTCTCCCGAAACATTGACAGCAGGAATTATCTCTCCTATTTTTACTTCAAATACTTTTATGCTGACAAGGCTTCCAAAATATACTTTGATACCCCAGACGACTATGATCAGCGCCAGTATCCCTGCCACCCATCTGAGCCATTTATATTTCTTGAACACTAATTTATCTCCTTTCAAATAATCCTTCCGCAATTAGTCATTCGTCATTAGTCATTTCTTTGTTGTTTTACCCTATCTTTTTCCTGAACCTCCTCACCGCAAAAATGAAGATCGCGCTTCCGAGGACAAAAAGCATCAGGATATCTTTCCATAGATATTGTAGCCCGATCCCCTTTAGAAAAATACCTCTGACAATATTAAGAAAATATCTCAAGGGTATTATATATGTAAATATCTGAATAATGAAAGGCATATTCGCGATCGGGAAAATGAATCCCGATAAAAGGATGGACGGTAAAATGATAAAGATCAGCGTCAGGACTGTCTGCTGCATCGTGTTAGATATCGTAGATATCATAAGACCGATTCCGAGGCTCGCTATAATATAAATAGCGCATAAGGCCAAAAGCAAATATATATTCCCTAATATCGGCACCCTGAACCAGAGGACGCTGATAAATATCACAAGTATCACGTCGATAAAACCGAGTATGATGAACGGCGCCATCTTGCCCGCCATCAGTTCCCACGGTCTTATCGGGGAAACGATCAGCTGTTCCATCGTCCCGTATTCCTTTTCTTTTACTATGGAGACAGCGGTCAGGAGCGAAGTCAGTATCGTCAAAAGCACGGCGATTATTCCGGGCACCATGTAGTTGACGCTCTTCATTTCCTGGTTATGGAACACACGGACCCGCGCGTCGATCACATTTAAGCGGTCCGTCATCCTTTTCATTGCCTTTAACCTGTCATTCAATATCTTCGTCACGTTCTCAAAGACGATGCCGTTAATATAAGCCAGCGCGATGCCCGCGGAATTTGAATTTGTGCCGTCCAATATGAACTGTACCCGGGACTGACGGCCTGAGATTATGTTCTTTGAAAAGTCCGGAGGTATATTTATCGCAACCTGTGCTCTTCCGCTGTCTATAGTACGTTTTTCTTCATCCGGGCTCTTAGCATTGCTGACGATCCTGAAATAGGTCGAGTTCGAGAAACTTGAGATGAACTGCCGGCTTAAATAGCTCTGGTCGCGGTCAAAAACTGCCGTATTGATATTTCTAAGGTCAAGTGTCGCGACATATCCGAACACCAGGAGCTGGATTATCGGCGCAAGTATCACGGCTCCTATCAGCCTTTTATCTCTGAAGAGCTGGATGAACTCTTTCCTTATTATATGGACCAGCCTTGAATCAAGCATTTAATCAAGCCTCTTTCTGAACCTTTTTGCCGACAGCGCTATCATTATGCACCCGAATATGACAAGCATAAGAGTGTCGGGCCAAAGATATTCTATCCCGATGCCTTTCATGAATATCCCGCGCAGTATCGTCAGGAAATATCTGGCGGGGACTAAATATGTTATTAACTGAACCATGTATGGCATACCTTCTATCGGAAAAACAAAACCCGAAAGAAGGATCGACGGCAGCATTGTCGTCATCATGCCGATGATCACCGCGTTCTCCTGTTTATCGGAAATAGTCGATATCAGCAGACCGAGACCGAGAGAGCCGAAAATGAATATAGCCGATTCAATGAACAGGAACAGAAGGTCTCCCCTGATCGGGACCTTGAACACCACCGCACCGAAAGAAACGCATAAGAGGACGTCCAGAAAACCGATCAGGACATAAGGGAGAAGCTTCCCTGTCATTATCTCGACAGGCCTTATCGATGTCGCAATAAGCTGCTCCATCGTGCCCCTTGTCTTTTCGCTGACAATAGAAAGAGAAGTTATCAGCGCGGCAAGGATCATCAGCACCATGGAAATTATGCCGGGGACAAGGAAGTTCATGCTCCTGAGCGATTCGTTGTACCAGACTCTTGTCTTGGCATCTATCGGGATCAGGGACTGTGCATCCTTCATTCCGGACCTCGACAGACTAGTTATCAGGATTGATTTTGTATAGTCCTGAAGGATGCCGTTGATATAACCTATAGAGACGGTGGCTGTATTTGCATCGGCCCCGTCAAGTATGACCTGAACCTGCGCTTTCTTTCCCGAAAGGACTCTGCCTGAAAAACCGTTGTCAAAGTTTATTATAAGATTGGCTTTCCCGCTCAGAAAATATTTTTCTGCGTCCTTGTAGCTGTCGACGCAGGCTATCACGTTGAAATATCTTGAGGCCTCGAATTTCCTTACTATCTCCCTTGTCATTGGTTTATTATCCATATCGCGGACCACGGTCGGGATGTTCTTGATATCAAAGGTCAGAGCGTAACCGTACAGTATCAGCATCACTATCGGCAGAGCGAACGTGATAAGGAGCGTCCTCGTGTCCCTCACGATGTGAAGGAATTCTTTTCGCATTATCGATACTATTCTTCTGATATCTATCATCTTTTCACCGCGCTGATAAAAACATCATCTAAGCTAGTCTTGTTATAAGTCGTTTTTAATTGGCCGGGACTGCCGCCCGCTACTATCACTCCGTCAGAGATAAGAGCGATATTATTGCAATGTTCCGCTTCGTCCATGTAATGGGTCGTCACGAGTATGGTCGTTCCCTCTTCCGAAAGTTTATAGATGAGCCTCCAGAAATTCCTTCTTGAAACCGGATCGACACCGGATGTCGGCTCGTCCAAAAATAATATTTTAGGGTTATGTATCACGGCGCATCCAAGGGCAAGCCTCTGTTTCCATCCTCCTGAAAGATTTGCCGTAAGCTCATCCTCGCGGCCGGAAAGCCCCGCCATCCCTATCATCTCTTTTTTTCTTTTTTCGCGCCCCGTTTTGAGCGTCTGATATATTCCCGCGTAAAAGTCGAGGTTCTCGGAAACGGTAAGGTCCTCATACAACGAGAACTTCTGCGACATGTAGCCGATATTCTCTTTTATCTTTTCGCTCTCTTTGTTTATATCAAATCCGCCCACGCTGCCAGTCCCTGCCGTAGGCTCGAGTATCCCGCACAGCATCCTTATAGTCGTGGATTTGCCCGCGCCGTTAGGCCCTAGAAAGCCGAATATCTCGCCTTTCTTAACTTTAAAGCTGACCTTATCCACCGCGGTGAAATCACCGAACTTCTTAGTAAGATCCTCAACGATTATAGAATTTTCCATTATTTCATCATCCAGACGAATACGTCCTCCAGGCTCGGTTCTATCTGCCTTATCTCGCAGACATCTATGGACCTTTCTTTTAACAGGGCTTCGATCCTGGGTATATCGCCTGCCGCGTTGTCAGAGACTATATGCAGCCTGTCGCCGAATACTTCAAAAGAATATTTGTTTTCCAAATGCCTTGCGGCAGGTCTTATCTGGTCGCAGAGAAGCTCGATTATCTGCTTTTCCATCTTCTTTTTTATCTCATCCGGAGTCCCTTCTGTCAGTATC
This Candidatus Saganbacteria bacterium DNA region includes the following protein-coding sequences:
- the purM gene encoding phosphoribosylformylglycinamidine cyclo-ligase, whose amino-acid sequence is MDYKQSGVDIEAGYEVVSRVKKLARSTFTKGVLGDIGYFGGLFQIDKNEFKEPVLVSGTDGVGTKLKIAFLTDKHDTIGIDAVAMCVNDVVVLGAKPLFFLDYLAMNKVDPDVAEDLLKGIAEGCRQSCCALIGGETAEMSDLYGKDEYDIAGFCVGIVEKSKIINGSTIKAGDKLIGIASSGLHSNGYSLARKVLLDMAGFDVNSKDPALERTVGEEMLEPTKIYVRPILELIKEFEIKGMAHITGGGLPENAARFLPVGCDAVFDASAWPKPAIFSLIEGKGSISKEEMYKTFNMGLGMVLAVKPEIAGKVIKKIDSLGEKAYMVGEITKGAHKVIVK
- the proC gene encoding pyrroline-5-carboxylate reductase, which codes for MPSNKKISFIGAGRMADAIISGIIRAKLFSPKNIYISDKEAQRLKYLSETHKVHVAQDNIKAMLVADIVVLCVKPQHKKNVLDEIREFVESEKLFISIAAGITIGYLEKHLAGCPVVRAMPNNPCLIGEGMTVISKGSSATESDVKTAEKIFSSLGKTVLMDEKFMDAVTGLSGSGPAFVYKFLEGMIEGGVKAGLKKEDAEVLAKQTMLGAVKTVIETRKNPKELCGMVASPGGTTIEGLKILDEAKLIDIVADAVYAAAARARDLSKEFST
- the sepF gene encoding cell division protein SepF yields the protein MIDIFNKAKEFIGLGPDEEMFNTPSIKTETLNVENPPVRSRSSRRSSNTDSEISIYEPKAYENSIEISAKLRQGSPVIVNLKYLDSGEGTRLIDFVCGTAFAIDGHMIKIADTIFLLTPSNIAISEILDNPSSEGPITREGLLHNR
- a CDS encoding YggS family pyridoxal phosphate-dependent enzyme; translated protein: MTKVADNIKIVRQRISAAAERAGRDPENIKLLAVTKTATIDQIKEAIGNGIFDLGENKVQEAEKKIALLRDVPNIRWHMIGHLQMNKAKKAVECFQEIHSIDTPKLAEKVDAIARAKELIVPVFIEVNVSGEKAKYGVPAGEAGELAGYVRNLKSVELKGLMTMALYSDDPQSSRPYFKKLKEIADMLSLKELSMGMSGDFEVAIEEGATIIRVGTAIFNE
- a CDS encoding TlpA disulfide reductase family protein; its protein translation is MKKTAISILVVLLIFFCISGPSKAENSVLNIGSPAPEIVLPLVNGGSFTSIQLKGKAYILTFFSTWSDSCLENLRFLQGLKEKNDGLEVVAVSLDNKASSVASFLRKNGLSFISLIDKKKKYLDEFEILVIPTTYFIDRDGILKNQYVSFDDIVMASMTADVSLLLAPKKSEE
- a CDS encoding ABC transporter permease, translated to MNFIDSILMAVRSIRANKTRSALTMLGVVIGIAAVIVLVAIGEAAKLYVVAQVESWGMGPNVMQINPGKNQGDMSAYLDNKIKYKHAMIIAGRCPSVSEVVPIVSGTAKARYGKREYRINQAWGTTDNYQKVFNHKIVSGRFFTKGEMDGSRKVVILGKKVAKELLGNFDPVGEKIKINGRKYTVIGLFAEKGKMLTFDMDDIAVLPIFSAMSLFNTKGVIEIDIAAKTQELVPKAIDEIDRALETELAKDDYHITTQEGMMNMLNNIIGMLTTIIGGIAAISLLVGGIGIMNIMLVSVTERTKEIGIRKAVGAKKTDIFIQFLVESVVFRRAAGDRPGTSGNVRDNVCDKTRDGCGHLGAHTGMQRFCRYRSSLGCLSGDESGEPGPYRCAEIRIKKVIPRTF
- a CDS encoding ABC transporter ATP-binding protein — its product is MGENCVVCIKDVNKTYHLETLEVPVLFDIDFSVSKGEFVSIMGPSGCGKSTLMNLIGCLDRPSSGSIVLDGVDVSSLSDPGLAEVRNKKIGFVFQTFNLLPRMTSLENVELPLIYSGLPRAERKRKAEKALASVGMQHREGFLPNQISGGEKQRVAIARAIVNGPSIILADEPTGNLDSKSGADVMKIFEGLNGQGVTILMVTHDQNIAGYSGRLVRLFDGKILEDRKTK
- a CDS encoding efflux RND transporter periplasmic adaptor subunit, whose translation is MFKKYKWLRWVAGILALIIVVWGIKVYFGSLVSIKVFEVKIGEIIPAVNVSGEIKGTTASLSSKTIGSIGWIGVKEGDAVKKGRVLAKMDNYDTAFREYDNIKNLFESGLASKNQLDLAKIQYENSCFISPINGIATLVANKVGESLSPGMAFISVVDPMSSYAEVQIDESDVGDVKVGQAVNIFCDAYPNEVFTGKLANIGEEAELKKVGGRIKLDEEDKIFRGKVSFDDRAYKLKIGMTISADIVTEKKNGILIIPREAVFSKEDKQEVYLIKKGGAKETVVTIGLKDSENVEVKNGLKEKDLVTVTNLDKLKNGSRIKIEKNGNK
- a CDS encoding ABC transporter permease, encoding MLDSRLVHIIRKEFIQLFRDKRLIGAVILAPIIQLLVFGYVATLDLRNINTAVFDRDQSYLSRQFISSFSNSTYFRIVSNAKSPDEEKRTIDSGRAQVAINIPPDFSKNIISGRQSRVQFILDGTNSNSAGIALAYINGIVFENVTKILNDRLKAMKRMTDRLNVIDARVRVFHNQEMKSVNYMVPGIIAVLLTILTSLLTAVSIVKEKEYGTMEQLIVSPIRPWELMAGKMAPFIILGFIDVILVIFISVLWFRVPILGNIYLLLALCAIYIIASLGIGLMISTISNTMQQTVLTLIFIILPSILLSGFIFPIANMPFIIQIFTYIIPLRYFLNIVRGIFLKGIGLQYLWKDILMLFVLGSAIFIFAVRRFRKKIG
- a CDS encoding ABC transporter permease — protein: MRKEFLHIVRDTRTLLITFALPIVMLILYGYALTFDIKNIPTVVRDMDNKPMTREIVRKFEASRYFNVIACVDSYKDAEKYFLSGKANLIINFDNGFSGRVLSGKKAQVQVILDGADANTATVSIGYINGILQDYTKSILITSLSRSGMKDAQSLIPIDAKTRVWYNESLRSMNFLVPGIISMVLMILAALITSLSIVSEKTRGTMEQLIATSIRPVEIMTGKLLPYVLIGFLDVLLCVSFGAVVFKVPIRGDLLFLFIESAIFIFGSLGLGLLISTISDKQENAVIIGMMTTMLPSILLSGFVFPIEGMPYMVQLITYLVPARYFLTILRGIFMKGIGIEYLWPDTLMLVIFGCIMIALSAKRFRKRLD